The Setaria viridis chromosome 6, Setaria_viridis_v4.0, whole genome shotgun sequence genome contains a region encoding:
- the LOC117859966 gene encoding zinc-finger homeodomain protein 2, which yields MDFDEHDDGDGDEEMTPMPVTSSYDAPMQSGLGLGGGGGTPKPGDSGGGGSFRTQGPGGGGGGGGGGVGGGGGGGTRYRECLKNHAVGIGGHAVDGCGEFMAAGEEGSIDALRCAACGCHRNFHRKESDSPTGGAAPADPTAALSPAAITAYGAAAHHHQFSPYYRTPAGYLLHQHQQLAAAAAGHMQRPLALPSTSHSEGDDMSGLIGPMVVAPMVGMSLGGSGGGPSGSGSGKKRFRTKFTQEQKDRMLAFAERLGWRIQKHDEAAVQQFCEEVCVKRHVLKVWMHNNKHTLGKKP from the coding sequence ATGGACTTCGACGAGCACgatgacggcgacggcgacgaggagatGACGCCGATGCCCGTGACCTCGAGCTACGACGCGCCGATGCAGTCGGGGCTGGggctgggaggcggcggcgggaccccGAAGCCCGGGGACTCTGGAGGAGGCGGGAGCTTCAGGACGCAaggcccaggcggcggcgggggaggcggaggaggaggcgtaggtggcggcggcggcgggggcacgAGGTATCGGGAGTGCCTCAAGAACCACGCGGTCGGCATCGGCGGGCACGCAGTGGACGGCTGCGGCGAGTTCATGGCCGCGGGCGAGGAGGGCTCCATCGACGCGCTCCGCTGCGCGGCCTGCGGCTGCCACCGCAACTTCCACCGCAAGGAGTCCGACTCGCCGacgggcggcgccgcgccggccgatcCCACCGCCGCGCTGTCCCCGGCCGCCATCACCGCGTACGGCGCTGCGGCGCACCACCACCAGTTCTCCCCCTACTACCGCACGCCCGCCGGGTACCTCctccaccagcaccagcagctggcggcagccgccgccgggcacATGCAGCGCCCTCTGGCGCTCCCGTCCACCTCCCACTCCGAGGGCGACGACATGTCCGGGCTGATCGGCCCCATGGTGGTGGCGCCCATGGTGGGCATGTCCCtgggcggctccggcggcggcccgtCGGGGTCCGGGTCCGGCAAGAAGCGGTTCCGCACCAAGTTCACGCAGGAGCAGAAGGATCGGATGCTGGCGTTCGCGGAGCGGCTGGGGTGGCGCATCCAGAAGCACGACGAGGCTGCCGTGCAGCAGTTCTGCGAGGAGGTCTGCGTCAAGCGCCACGTGCTCAAGGTCTGGATGCACAACAACAAGCACACCCTGGGCAAGAAGCCATGA